In one window of Qipengyuania gaetbuli DNA:
- a CDS encoding S46 family peptidase → MRKTATIAALLACTATAPLAAKEGMFTPGQLPEIAKDLKETGLEIDPEALSDLTGFPMGAIVSLGGCSASFVSPQGLVVTNHHCARGSVQYNSTAENNYLENGFLARAFNEELPAAPGSRIYVTTEITDVTGRMRDGVDAMSATERYETLEQRMKDITAECEAEAGYRCQVASFYGGAEYTLIKRLEVRDVRLVYAPADSIGKYGGDVDNWMWPRHTGDFAFYRAYVAPDGSAADYSETNVPYTPEHHLKVSAAGLEDGDFVMAAGYPGSTQRYATLAEVENTFDWSYPTFVTLLNDWIDTIEEAAPEGSDARVKYESRLAGLNNSEKNLRGQIEGARRVGLVDRRREREEALAAWIAADKSRAGYGEAISGLQALTVESAAEARKSFWYNNATRPALLSAAQRLYRLSKEREKENALRDPGYQDRDMTFFRQGLQALDRRYEASVDKAEWLMFLSTYIKQPEENRVAVFDKALGLTPGMTTQQLSDKLDAYYAGTTLDETATRLSLMEADAATFEASNDPFVKLAVALYPYERAKEAEGEERAGRAQALRPAYMDAIMQWQRSQGITTYPDANSTLRVTYGTVLGGSPRDGMAYLPFTTLEGILEKDTGIDPFNAPEKQLKEIREKDYGKYKLDSIGSVPVNFLSDLDSTGGNSGSATLNARAELVGLLFDGTFESVNSDWDFDPRTTRTIHVDTRYMLWVMDKVDGAQGLIEEMDIVE, encoded by the coding sequence ATGCGTAAGACCGCCACGATTGCGGCGCTGCTTGCCTGCACCGCAACCGCACCGCTTGCCGCCAAGGAAGGGATGTTCACGCCCGGCCAGCTGCCCGAAATCGCCAAGGACCTGAAGGAAACGGGTCTGGAAATCGATCCCGAAGCCCTGTCGGACCTGACCGGCTTCCCGATGGGCGCCATCGTGTCGCTGGGCGGCTGCTCGGCCAGCTTCGTCTCGCCGCAAGGCCTCGTCGTCACCAACCACCACTGCGCGCGCGGATCGGTGCAGTATAATTCGACCGCCGAGAACAATTATCTCGAGAACGGCTTCCTCGCGAGGGCGTTTAACGAGGAACTGCCTGCCGCTCCGGGCTCGCGCATCTACGTGACGACCGAGATCACCGATGTGACCGGCCGCATGCGCGACGGCGTCGATGCCATGTCCGCGACCGAGCGTTACGAGACGCTCGAACAGCGGATGAAGGACATCACCGCCGAATGCGAGGCCGAGGCCGGCTATCGCTGCCAGGTCGCCAGCTTCTACGGCGGCGCGGAATACACGCTGATCAAGCGGCTCGAAGTGCGCGACGTGCGCCTCGTCTACGCCCCGGCGGATTCAATCGGCAAGTACGGCGGCGACGTCGACAACTGGATGTGGCCGCGCCACACGGGCGACTTCGCCTTCTACCGCGCCTATGTCGCGCCCGACGGTTCGGCGGCCGACTATTCCGAAACCAACGTGCCCTACACGCCCGAGCATCACCTGAAGGTGAGCGCAGCCGGGCTCGAGGACGGCGATTTCGTCATGGCTGCGGGCTATCCCGGCTCGACGCAGCGCTATGCGACGCTGGCCGAGGTGGAGAACACCTTCGACTGGTCGTACCCGACCTTCGTCACGCTGCTGAACGACTGGATCGACACGATCGAGGAAGCCGCCCCCGAAGGGTCGGACGCGCGCGTGAAGTACGAATCGCGCCTCGCCGGTCTCAACAACAGCGAGAAGAACCTGCGCGGCCAGATCGAGGGTGCGCGCCGTGTCGGCCTCGTCGATCGCCGCCGCGAGCGTGAGGAAGCGCTGGCTGCATGGATTGCCGCCGACAAGTCGCGCGCCGGTTATGGCGAAGCGATCTCGGGCCTTCAGGCCCTCACGGTCGAAAGCGCTGCCGAAGCCCGCAAGAGCTTCTGGTACAACAACGCTACGCGTCCTGCGCTGCTGTCGGCAGCCCAGCGCCTCTATCGCCTGTCGAAGGAGCGCGAGAAGGAAAACGCCCTCCGCGATCCGGGCTACCAGGACCGCGACATGACTTTCTTCCGTCAGGGCCTGCAGGCGCTCGACCGCCGCTACGAGGCCTCGGTCGACAAGGCGGAATGGCTGATGTTCCTGAGCACCTACATCAAGCAGCCCGAGGAAAACCGCGTCGCGGTCTTCGACAAGGCGCTCGGCCTGACGCCGGGCATGACCACGCAGCAGCTGTCGGACAAGCTGGACGCCTATTACGCGGGCACCACGCTGGACGAGACGGCAACCCGCCTGTCGCTGATGGAAGCCGATGCGGCCACCTTCGAGGCCAGCAACGATCCCTTCGTCAAGCTGGCCGTGGCGCTCTACCCCTACGAGCGCGCCAAGGAAGCCGAGGGCGAGGAGCGTGCAGGCCGCGCACAGGCGCTGCGTCCGGCATACATGGACGCGATCATGCAGTGGCAGCGTTCGCAAGGCATCACGACTTATCCCGATGCAAACTCGACGCTGCGAGTGACCTACGGCACCGTGCTTGGCGGTTCGCCGCGTGACGGCATGGCCTACCTGCCGTTCACCACGCTGGAAGGCATCCTCGAAAAGGACACGGGTATCGATCCCTTCAACGCGCCGGAAAAGCAGCTGAAGGAAATCCGCGAGAAGGATTACGGCAAGTACAAGCTCGACAGCATCGGTTCGGTGCCGGTGAACTTCCTGTCCGATCTCGACAGCACCGGCGGCAACAGCGGCTCGGCCACGCTCAACGCGCGCGCGGAGCTGGTCGGCCTGCTGTTCGACGGCACGTTCGAGAGCGTCAATTCCGATTGGGACTTCGATCCGCGCACCACGCGCACGATCCATGTCGACACCCGCTACATGCTGTGGGTGATGGACAAGGTCGACGGCGCGCAGGGTCTGATCGAGGAAATGGACATCGTCGAATAA
- a CDS encoding META domain-containing protein produces the protein MMTTKNLRNFGLAGLAALTLAGCESLPGNVYHPLNGTTWRLVDVETSGTSTRLNPELQARHTLTFERGGRLNMQLDCNRGSASWEASLPQTYNGSISISQVASTRAFCPDPTFGEALAADLPSSSAYTLTPDGRGLVIRTARIVYAFERN, from the coding sequence ATGATGACCACGAAGAACTTGCGCAACTTCGGGCTGGCAGGCCTTGCCGCCCTGACGCTTGCCGGATGCGAAAGCCTGCCCGGGAACGTCTACCACCCGCTCAATGGCACGACATGGCGCCTCGTCGATGTAGAGACTTCGGGCACGTCGACGCGGCTCAATCCGGAGCTGCAGGCACGCCACACGCTGACGTTCGAGCGCGGCGGAAGGCTGAACATGCAGCTCGATTGTAACCGCGGATCTGCTAGCTGGGAAGCTTCGCTGCCCCAGACCTATAACGGTTCGATCAGCATTTCGCAGGTCGCCTCGACCCGCGCTTTCTGTCCCGACCCGACCTTCGGTGAAGCGCTGGCTGCGGATCTGCCCAGTTCCAGCGCCTATACGCTGACGCCCGACGGGCGAGGCCTCGTGATCCGCACTGCGCGGATCGTTTACGCTTTCGAGCGAAATTGA
- a CDS encoding helix-turn-helix domain-containing protein: protein MNRLQESIERLEALRPDLAAAPVPVGLTRYWAASFGWPEDLWRGTNLTAETYSTEDVSVADDLRMVGTLMELYGEEALIRKFLDWPYVPHETVVFSAPDLGAALEAVVGIINRTNPQLDLQLVDDGTWCDFVISADPALGQFRGFVEVMTTLFVLRIADSFARFGPPGVGLASTPYVEAVHADPLLLQAVNGLLPVTISRGADRTFVRLEAKTLRLANPGYRASTWQNLMRDLGGNAAGVNRQGGNLEGEITALVLASLRERGRAPQMTDLAKARGTSVRSLARQLAAAGISMRDLSGHALVQVAAEKLRSTDLPVSEIALGLGYSEPSSFVRAFRKVAGMTPGKWRAMLGAAGVQDASPLRRTG from the coding sequence ATGAACCGGTTGCAGGAGTCGATCGAAAGGCTGGAGGCGCTGCGGCCCGATCTTGCGGCCGCTCCCGTGCCGGTCGGCCTTACCCGCTATTGGGCAGCAAGCTTCGGCTGGCCCGAAGACTTGTGGCGCGGGACGAACCTGACCGCGGAGACCTATTCGACGGAAGATGTCTCGGTCGCCGACGACCTGCGAATGGTCGGCACTCTGATGGAATTGTACGGCGAGGAAGCGCTCATCCGCAAATTCCTCGATTGGCCTTACGTCCCGCACGAAACGGTGGTGTTCAGCGCTCCGGACCTCGGCGCTGCGCTCGAAGCCGTTGTGGGGATCATAAACCGGACCAATCCGCAGCTCGACCTGCAACTCGTCGACGACGGGACGTGGTGCGATTTCGTCATTTCGGCCGATCCTGCGCTTGGGCAGTTCCGCGGCTTCGTGGAGGTCATGACGACCCTGTTCGTGCTGCGCATTGCCGATTCCTTCGCGCGCTTCGGACCGCCCGGTGTGGGCCTGGCCAGCACGCCCTATGTGGAAGCGGTGCATGCGGACCCGCTCTTGCTGCAAGCCGTCAACGGGCTGCTTCCCGTCACCATCAGCAGAGGAGCGGACCGAACATTCGTCCGGCTGGAAGCGAAGACCCTCAGGCTGGCCAACCCTGGGTACCGCGCGTCGACTTGGCAGAACCTGATGCGCGACCTCGGCGGTAACGCAGCGGGGGTGAACCGGCAGGGCGGCAATCTCGAAGGCGAGATTACTGCACTTGTCCTGGCATCGCTGCGCGAACGCGGCCGCGCACCGCAGATGACGGACCTTGCGAAGGCGCGAGGGACCTCGGTCCGATCGCTTGCCCGGCAATTGGCTGCCGCCGGAATATCCATGCGCGACCTGTCGGGCCACGCGCTGGTGCAGGTGGCGGCGGAAAAGCTGCGCTCGACCGACCTTCCGGTATCCGAGATCGCCCTGGGCCTTGGCTATTCAGAGCCGTCCAGCTTCGTTCGGGCGTTCCGCAAGGTGGCAGGCATGACGCCGGGCAAATGGCGCGCCATGTTGGGTGCGGCCGGAGTCCAGGATGCCTCGCCCTTGCGGCGGACGGGATAG
- a CDS encoding M16 family metallopeptidase: MKRVISTSIIALAVSACSTYSDTAVESAAAPAAEAAAFEPAPLSALVAEVDLPYEKFVLDNGLTVIVHEDRKAPLVGVSVWYDVGSKHEPAGKTGFAHLFEHLMFNGTENAPADWFEYIQQMGGTDVNGTTNPDRTNYFQTVPTGALDRVLMLESDRMGHLLGAVTQEKLDNQRGVVQNEKRQGDNNPFGLLRYEIFENLFPKGHRYHHSTIGSMGDLDAASMEDVRSWFTDHYGPNNAVLVLAGDIDAATARAKVEKWFGDIERGPEVSHPTVTVPTLAESKTKTVTDQISTTRLYRMWTVPGSNSAESVPMNLASSVLGGLSSSRLDNALVREDPVAVSVSSFNFTLEDAGVFIVQADVKPGVDPAEVAAKLDAQIANYIATGPTADELERAKVSTMAGVIRGLESVGGFGGKAPQLASGELFMNDAGYVEKQLEQMAATTPEVVQGLMQKWLTRPVFNLVYNPGERTEGGENRGGAITGPDSLADIAQANYCAEESCDLSGIATTMQADREALPELAPLAGLDFPDIERATLSNGMEVYFAHRDAVPTVQVQVEFNAGRAAETAATLGTQRLLLAVMGEGTERLDATEYAIAQERLGASIYEGFDADFTNFGVAALAPNLAPSLELLAETIRSPGLRANVIERERARLLNGLSSELKDPNSIADRTARQVVFGSHPYGLPASGLGSADRLKSLTEADLRQFHATWLRPDNARIYVVGDTSLAEVTRLLEASFGDWKAPATARPERLYNVAIPAPEQRIVLVNRPNSPQSVIYGAQVLDLRGRDQDITLLSAANEALGGGFLARINMNLREDKGWSYGAGSGVGNAFDRVYYGVRAPVQSDRTGDSISEIRKEINDFVDARGVQPNELERIVNSNMRELPGQFETAGDVLGGLVNIVRYNRPDNYYETRAQFFSKLTAAELDAEARRNLDEGDMVYIVVGDAKVVEPQLESLGLKVEVIEPQE; encoded by the coding sequence ATGAAACGCGTTATTTCGACCAGCATAATCGCGCTCGCCGTATCGGCCTGCTCGACCTACTCGGACACTGCCGTGGAATCGGCGGCCGCTCCCGCAGCAGAGGCCGCTGCCTTCGAGCCGGCCCCGCTGTCGGCGCTGGTCGCGGAAGTCGACCTTCCGTATGAAAAGTTCGTCCTCGACAATGGCCTCACCGTCATCGTCCATGAAGACCGCAAGGCGCCGCTGGTCGGCGTTTCGGTGTGGTACGACGTCGGTTCGAAGCACGAACCGGCCGGCAAGACCGGATTTGCCCACCTGTTCGAACACCTCATGTTCAACGGCACCGAAAACGCCCCGGCTGACTGGTTCGAATACATCCAGCAGATGGGCGGCACCGATGTGAACGGGACCACCAACCCCGACCGCACCAACTATTTCCAGACCGTGCCGACCGGCGCGCTCGACCGCGTGCTGATGCTCGAAAGCGACCGCATGGGCCACCTGCTCGGCGCGGTCACGCAGGAGAAGCTCGATAACCAGCGCGGCGTCGTCCAGAACGAGAAGCGCCAGGGCGATAACAACCCCTTCGGTCTGCTGCGTTACGAAATCTTCGAAAACCTCTTCCCCAAGGGACACCGCTACCACCACTCGACCATCGGTTCGATGGGTGACCTCGATGCCGCGTCCATGGAAGACGTGCGCAGCTGGTTCACCGATCACTACGGCCCGAACAACGCCGTCCTCGTGCTGGCCGGCGACATCGACGCGGCGACCGCCCGCGCCAAGGTCGAAAAGTGGTTCGGCGATATCGAGCGCGGCCCCGAAGTGAGCCACCCCACCGTCACCGTTCCGACGCTGGCGGAATCGAAGACCAAGACGGTCACCGACCAGATTTCGACCACGCGCCTTTATCGCATGTGGACCGTGCCGGGTTCGAACTCGGCTGAATCGGTTCCGATGAACCTCGCCTCTTCCGTCCTCGGCGGCCTGTCGAGCTCGCGTCTCGACAATGCGCTGGTCCGCGAAGACCCGGTCGCCGTGTCGGTCAGCAGCTTCAACTTCACGCTGGAAGATGCCGGCGTCTTCATCGTCCAGGCGGACGTGAAGCCGGGTGTCGACCCGGCGGAAGTTGCCGCAAAGCTCGATGCGCAGATCGCCAATTACATCGCCACCGGCCCGACGGCCGACGAACTGGAGCGTGCCAAGGTTTCGACCATGGCGGGCGTCATCCGCGGTCTTGAATCGGTCGGCGGCTTCGGCGGCAAGGCCCCGCAGCTGGCCTCGGGCGAGCTATTCATGAACGACGCGGGCTATGTCGAAAAGCAGCTGGAGCAGATGGCTGCCACCACTCCCGAAGTGGTCCAGGGCCTGATGCAGAAGTGGCTGACGCGCCCGGTCTTCAACCTCGTCTACAACCCGGGCGAACGCACCGAAGGCGGCGAAAACCGCGGCGGCGCGATCACCGGTCCGGACTCGCTGGCCGACATCGCGCAGGCCAATTACTGCGCGGAGGAAAGCTGCGACCTGTCGGGCATCGCCACCACGATGCAGGCCGATCGCGAAGCACTCCCCGAACTGGCCCCGCTGGCCGGTCTCGACTTCCCCGATATCGAACGCGCCACGCTGTCGAACGGGATGGAAGTCTATTTCGCCCACCGCGATGCAGTCCCGACCGTGCAGGTCCAGGTCGAATTCAACGCCGGTCGTGCAGCCGAAACCGCTGCCACGCTCGGCACGCAGCGCCTGCTGCTGGCGGTGATGGGCGAAGGCACGGAGCGTCTCGACGCGACCGAGTATGCCATCGCGCAAGAACGCCTCGGCGCTTCGATCTACGAAGGCTTCGATGCCGACTTCACCAATTTCGGTGTCGCCGCGCTGGCTCCGAACCTGGCTCCCTCGCTCGAACTGCTGGCGGAAACCATCCGTTCGCCGGGCCTGCGCGCCAATGTGATCGAGCGTGAGCGGGCCCGCCTGCTCAACGGCCTGTCGTCGGAACTGAAGGATCCGAACTCGATTGCCGACCGCACCGCGCGGCAGGTGGTCTTCGGTTCGCACCCCTACGGCCTGCCGGCCTCGGGTCTCGGCTCTGCCGATCGCCTGAAGTCGCTGACCGAAGCCGACCTGCGTCAGTTCCACGCGACCTGGCTGCGTCCCGACAATGCCCGCATCTACGTGGTGGGCGACACTTCGCTGGCCGAAGTGACCCGTCTGCTCGAAGCGAGCTTCGGGGATTGGAAAGCGCCGGCAACGGCAAGGCCGGAACGGCTCTACAACGTCGCCATCCCGGCACCGGAACAGCGCATCGTGCTGGTCAACCGCCCCAATTCGCCGCAGTCGGTGATCTACGGCGCACAGGTCCTCGACCTGCGCGGCCGTGACCAGGACATCACGCTCCTGTCGGCTGCGAACGAGGCGCTGGGCGGCGGCTTCCTGGCCCGCATCAACATGAACCTGCGCGAAGACAAGGGCTGGTCCTATGGCGCCGGCAGCGGCGTCGGCAATGCCTTCGACCGCGTCTACTACGGCGTGCGTGCACCGGTGCAGTCGGACAGGACGGGCGATTCGATCAGCGAGATCCGCAAGGAGATCAACGATTTCGTCGATGCCCGCGGTGTACAGCCGAACGAGCTCGAGCGGATCGTGAACTCGAACATGCGCGAGCTGCCCGGCCAGTTCGAGACGGCGGGCGACGTGCTCGGCGGCCTCGTGAACATCGTGCGCTACAACCGTCCGGACAATTACTACGAGACCCGGGCGCAATTCTTCAGCAAGCTGACCGCTGCCGAACTCGATGCAGAAGCGCGCCGGAACCTGGACGAAGGCGACATGGTCTATATCGTGGTCGGTGACGCCAAGGTCGTCGAACCGCAGCTCGAAAGCCTCGGCCTGAAGGTCGAAGTCATCGAGCCGCAGGAGTAA
- a CDS encoding acylase: protein MAKWVGRIGFALLFIVVAAFITLATWEPFWARGAEVDPPDEVYTAEIIRSEFGVPHIYGKRDRDVAYGVAIAHSEDDFSTLQDVIAMARGRYGAIAGEEGAAVDYVYHLLDARGTAERRYPELPADTRALFEAYAAGLNDYAEQNPDEIKLGNLFPVAGMDVAAGFALRQPFFFGLNGVIEPLVAGDDLRPEFGPDIPGFPRGSTEQPTEESAGKVAYSPFGPDGAHNGSNAFAVTPEKSGGPTTLISNSHQPWRGGVAWYELVVESEEGWHYAGANFPGSPFPFLGHNEDLGWTNTVNTPDMVDVYQLELDETGTRYRFADEWRDLESRTITLPVRLGPIVLPIQREVFRSVHGPVIINENGAFAFRYGGIDNLGQLDAYYRLNKAKTLAEWESILARMDIPSTNFIYADREGNIAYVYNAALPDRRPGPNWRGILPGDDPELLWDGPVDYEKLPRLVNPASGWLYNANNAPFTAAGPGSDLSPGDFAPELGVELKQTNRSRRAWKLLSEADVLDRANLERIKYDTGYAREDYVARLWDDLEELDLSDDPVLAPARALLMQWDFTADNVGRADALALLMIREFMSSSYQNKPWPDVRAELEKAVAHLTTHFGRIDPPMGEVLRLRQGEVDLPLDGGSDTLRASTLWNVEEDGRLSVKHGDSFIQWVEWEPGKRVFSRSIQPYGAATTRPASPHYADQSTLFVQHRLKPVHFWREDVLRNAKSRKTVTNRR from the coding sequence ATGGCCAAATGGGTCGGGCGGATCGGATTTGCCCTTCTGTTCATCGTCGTCGCTGCATTCATCACGCTGGCGACCTGGGAACCGTTCTGGGCACGCGGGGCCGAAGTCGACCCGCCGGACGAGGTCTACACGGCGGAAATCATCCGCAGCGAGTTCGGTGTGCCGCATATCTACGGCAAGCGCGACCGCGACGTGGCCTACGGTGTCGCCATCGCCCATTCGGAAGACGATTTCTCGACCCTGCAGGACGTCATCGCAATGGCGCGCGGCCGCTATGGCGCGATCGCGGGAGAGGAAGGCGCGGCGGTCGATTACGTCTACCACCTGCTCGATGCGCGCGGCACGGCAGAGCGCCGCTATCCCGAACTGCCCGCCGACACGCGAGCGCTGTTCGAAGCCTATGCCGCCGGCCTCAACGACTATGCCGAGCAGAACCCGGACGAGATCAAGCTCGGCAATCTCTTTCCTGTGGCGGGCATGGACGTTGCTGCAGGCTTTGCGCTCCGCCAGCCGTTCTTCTTCGGCCTCAACGGGGTAATCGAGCCGTTGGTGGCAGGCGACGACCTGCGCCCCGAATTCGGCCCCGACATTCCCGGCTTCCCGCGCGGGTCGACGGAGCAGCCGACCGAGGAAAGCGCCGGCAAGGTCGCCTATTCTCCCTTCGGTCCCGACGGCGCGCACAACGGCTCCAATGCCTTTGCCGTCACGCCCGAAAAGTCGGGCGGGCCGACCACGCTAATCTCCAACAGCCACCAGCCCTGGCGCGGCGGCGTCGCCTGGTACGAACTGGTCGTGGAGAGCGAGGAAGGCTGGCATTACGCCGGGGCCAATTTCCCCGGTTCGCCCTTCCCCTTCCTCGGCCATAACGAGGACCTCGGCTGGACCAACACGGTCAACACGCCCGACATGGTCGACGTCTACCAGTTGGAACTCGACGAGACCGGCACGCGCTACCGCTTCGCCGACGAATGGCGCGACCTTGAAAGCCGCACGATCACCCTGCCCGTCCGGCTCGGCCCGATCGTCCTGCCGATCCAGCGCGAGGTGTTCCGCTCGGTCCACGGACCGGTGATCATCAACGAAAACGGCGCTTTCGCCTTCCGCTATGGCGGAATCGACAATCTCGGCCAGCTCGACGCCTATTACCGGCTCAACAAGGCGAAGACCCTCGCCGAATGGGAGAGCATCCTGGCGCGGATGGACATCCCCTCGACCAATTTCATCTATGCCGACCGCGAGGGCAATATCGCCTATGTCTACAATGCCGCCCTGCCCGACCGCCGGCCGGGACCCAACTGGCGCGGCATCCTGCCGGGCGACGATCCCGAACTCCTGTGGGACGGCCCTGTCGATTACGAGAAGCTGCCGCGGCTCGTCAACCCGGCGTCGGGCTGGCTCTACAATGCCAACAATGCCCCTTTCACCGCTGCGGGGCCGGGCAGCGATTTGTCGCCCGGCGACTTCGCGCCCGAGTTGGGCGTGGAGCTGAAACAGACCAACCGTTCACGCCGTGCATGGAAGCTGCTGAGCGAAGCGGACGTGCTCGACCGCGCCAATCTGGAGCGGATCAAGTACGACACCGGCTATGCCCGGGAGGATTACGTTGCGCGGCTGTGGGACGACCTGGAAGAGCTCGACCTGTCGGACGATCCTGTGCTGGCGCCTGCGCGTGCCCTGCTGATGCAATGGGACTTCACCGCCGACAACGTGGGCCGCGCCGATGCGCTGGCGCTGCTGATGATCCGCGAATTCATGTCCTCGTCCTACCAAAACAAGCCGTGGCCCGATGTCCGCGCCGAACTGGAAAAGGCGGTCGCCCACCTCACCACCCATTTCGGACGGATCGACCCGCCGATGGGCGAAGTGTTGCGCCTGCGTCAGGGTGAAGTCGACCTGCCGCTCGACGGGGGGTCGGACACGCTGCGCGCCTCGACACTGTGGAACGTGGAGGAGGACGGGCGCCTGTCGGTCAAGCACGGCGACAGTTTCATCCAGTGGGTCGAGTGGGAACCGGGCAAGCGGGTCTTCTCGCGCTCGATCCAGCCTTATGGCGCGGCCACCACGCGCCCCGCTTCACCGCATTACGCAGACCAATCTACGCTGTTCGTCCAGCACCGCTTGAAGCCGGTGCACTTCTGGCGCGAGGACGTGCTGCGAAATGCCAAGAGTCGCAAGACGGTGACCAATCGCCGCTAA
- a CDS encoding ATP-binding protein: MTTSITIGHEATGKPVLFDIEELLATRLLVQGNSGSGKSHLLRRLIEESAGMVQQVVIDPEGDFPSLAEEFGHVVIDGSAYSPAEIEALARRIREHRASVVLDLDGLEVEQQIRCAAQFLTALFDAPREHWYPVLVVVDEAQMFAPAVAGEIAEDTRRMTLSAMTNLMCRGRKRGLAGVVATQRLAKLAKNVAAEASNFLMGRTFLDIDMVRAADLLGMERRQAERIRELERGHFLALGPAITRLPVAVKIGPVKTGLKARAEGLMALPDTAPADMADLLTRDLASDVSKAPPPPAPPPAPRVEEMEDSIARAEERQLDDPRPSVDTSAIVSRIAEIIAELAAEEGIAFQSASAQYQTFLTRCRRERLIGPMPDMQGFRRKFAIAGAGLAELDEATQAQIMHLSGMVDDDLLGPFLVIAKAAHAGETEVDEDALARSYGTSSPGRIRRLLDHLERQGLIVVREDFGGSRTVMVPGLEGQPAE; the protein is encoded by the coding sequence GTGACCACCAGCATCACCATCGGCCATGAAGCCACCGGCAAGCCGGTCCTCTTCGATATCGAGGAGCTGCTTGCCACGCGCCTGCTCGTCCAGGGCAATTCCGGCAGCGGCAAGTCGCACCTGCTGCGCCGCCTGATCGAGGAAAGCGCCGGCATGGTCCAGCAGGTCGTGATCGATCCGGAAGGCGACTTTCCCTCGCTGGCGGAAGAATTCGGCCACGTAGTCATAGACGGCTCGGCCTATTCGCCGGCAGAGATCGAGGCGCTGGCCCGCCGCATCCGCGAACACCGTGCCAGCGTGGTGCTCGATCTCGACGGACTGGAGGTGGAGCAGCAGATCCGCTGCGCCGCCCAGTTCCTGACCGCGCTGTTCGATGCCCCGCGCGAGCACTGGTATCCGGTGCTGGTGGTGGTGGACGAGGCGCAGATGTTCGCGCCTGCCGTGGCGGGCGAGATCGCCGAGGACACGCGGCGCATGACGCTGTCGGCCATGACCAACCTCATGTGCCGCGGCCGCAAACGCGGTCTGGCTGGCGTGGTGGCGACGCAGCGGCTGGCGAAGCTGGCGAAGAACGTCGCGGCCGAAGCGTCGAACTTCCTCATGGGGCGCACCTTCCTCGATATCGACATGGTCCGAGCCGCCGACCTGCTCGGCATGGAGCGGCGGCAGGCGGAACGCATCCGCGAGCTCGAGCGCGGGCATTTCCTCGCCCTCGGCCCGGCGATCACGCGCTTGCCGGTGGCGGTGAAGATCGGTCCGGTAAAAACGGGGCTCAAGGCCCGCGCCGAAGGGCTGATGGCGCTGCCCGACACGGCCCCTGCCGACATGGCCGACCTGCTCACCCGCGATCTTGCCAGCGATGTCTCCAAGGCGCCGCCGCCTCCCGCACCGCCGCCCGCGCCGCGCGTAGAGGAGATGGAGGACAGCATCGCGCGCGCAGAGGAGCGCCAGCTGGATGATCCGAGGCCCAGCGTAGACACCTCCGCCATCGTCTCGCGAATAGCGGAGATCATCGCCGAGCTGGCCGCAGAAGAAGGCATCGCCTTCCAGTCCGCCAGCGCGCAATACCAGACTTTCCTCACCCGCTGCCGCCGCGAGCGGCTGATCGGCCCGATGCCCGACATGCAGGGATTCCGGCGAAAGTTCGCAATTGCAGGGGCAGGGCTGGCCGAGCTGGACGAGGCCACGCAGGCGCAGATCATGCACCTGTCCGGCATGGTCGACGACGATTTGCTGGGCCCCTTCCTCGTCATCGCCAAGGCCGCCCATGCGGGCGAGACCGAGGTGGACGAGGACGCGCTCGCCCGCTCCTATGGCACCAGCTCGCCGGGCCGCATCCGCCGCCTGCTCGACCACCTCGAGCGGCAGGGCCTGATCGTGGTGCGCGAGGATTTCGGCGGCAGCCGCACCGTCATGGTGCCGGGGCTGGAAGGCCAACCGGCGGAATAA